The sequence TTATTGCCCTCCACGGCACGGCTTGGGCGCTCCGAAAGCTAGTGTCGGGCGGCTTTGGGCTCGGACGAGTTGAGGCCCAAATCAGCGTTTCGTTGGGAAATGCTGGTTAATGCCGAACTGCCGTTTTCTATCTGGAATTGTGACACCAGCTGGTCCAGCCGGCTGGCTTCCTGAGAAAGCGTTGCGCTGGCTCGTGCGGCATCGTTTGAGATGATGGCGCCCTCTCGGATCGTGCCTTCGATCTCGACCATGGCGCTGTCGATGCTCGCCACGTCTTCCGACTGGGCCGAGACCGTTGTCGACAGCGACTGCGTACCTTCGGAGAGGCTGACGACATCGTTTCCGATCCGTTCGAGCGCGGTATCCGCCTCGCGAATGTAGGTGAGACCGTCCGTCACGATGGTCGAGCGCCGCTCCACCGAGCCCTCGATCTCTTCAGCGGCGCGCGCTGTCTGGCTCGCCAGGTCGCGCACGGATTCAGCGACCACGGCGAAGCCGGCGCCGGATGGTCCAGCGCGGGCGGCCTCGATACTCGCGTTGATCGACAGGATGGAGATCTGCGACGCGATTTTGCTGATGATCAGCGTGATCTTTCCGATCTCGGTGGACGACATTTCGACGTCGTCCATGGCACCGACGGCGTTGCGCACGACGTCTCGTTTCTCCGCCGTGATCTGCCGCACTTGTTCGGATACTTTCGCAAAGCTCTCCGTATCTCTCGCGGCATCGGAGGCGGTCTTTGCGAGCGACGTTGTGGCGGATCGGGTCTGGCGAAGGGCGGCCGCGGCGGTTTCGGAGCGTTGCGAGAGATCGTGCGCAAAGGACGACATGGTCTTCGCCTGAGCGCTCAGCGTCCCTGCACTCTCGGTGATCTTCGCCACGACATCCGACAGGCGATGAATTGCGGCGTTGTAGTCGTGCCGGAGGGGCTCGTAGATGCTGTCGAAGGGCTCGGTCAGGGTGCATCGCAGATCGCCTGCCGCGACCCGTTGCAGGGCAGCCGCCAGGGTGGTCACGACCCGCTCCTGCTCCTGCATCCGTGCGGTTCGTTCCGCTTCGGCCCGTGCATTCTCTTCGTTTCGCTTGATCGCAAGGCGCGCCTCTTCAGCGTCGCGATGCTGCTTCTCGCGTTCGAGTTCCTGCTTTTCGAGGAGTGCTCGCCGAAGCACATCGAGTGCGCGGCCGACCTGCCCGACCTCGTCACGGCGCGCCGCGCTCTCGATACGGTCTTCGGTGCGGCCGTCCCGCAGCCCTTCGATCTCGACGACGGCCGCGCGAATGGGCTGTACGATCGAGATCGAGAGCGCGGCGACGATGAGGCCCGCAAGCAGGAAAACAGTGACGCCAAAGAGGATCGTCCTGATCCGGACGAATGCAACGCGGTCCTGGATCGGGCCCGCGTCGAATGTCAGCTCCAGCATACCTATGACGGCCTCGTCCGGTGACAGCAATGGCACGCGGCTGACCACCGCCTCTTCCGGCACCGCCGCGGTTGCGGCAAGGGAGGCGAAGACTTCGTCCTCGGCAATGACCTTTGCCGCGGCGAAATGGGTCATCGCGCTGAGACCGCGCAGTCCGTTCTCAGCGCCGCCGGGATCCAGTTGCCAAAGCGCTGCGCTCACCGGCTGGGCGACGAGCGTTTCCGCGAGGGCGATTTCCGTCCGGATCGCCTCCTCCAGCGCACCGGAGAGCTGCGCCGTGCTGACGGCCGTCATCACGACGTTCAAGACGGCCAGTCCCGCGAGCAGCGTCAGCAGCAGCCTTCGGCCGATCCCGTGGCGCGGGAACAGCGCGAGCAGTCCTGACAGTCGTGAACGGACGGCCTCCAATGATGCTACTCGCTTGCCGTCTGCAGAGCCGCGGCGCCACCGAAATACGATGCTCTGAGCGCGTCATAGGTGCCATCCGCCTGCAATTCCGCCAACGCGGTGGCGAGCCTTCGCGTGATCTCCGGATCGGCGTCCTTCGGCCCGGCGAGCCACAGCGTGGAGCGCTTGACGGCATCGCCAATGACGAGGCGATCCGGTTCGAAGCCGAAGTCGCGCCACATGAACACCGCACGCTCCCGCAGGGTGAAGACGGCGTCGATACGGCCGGCTTCCAGCATCCGGAGGGCATTGTCGGTCTCGACATGTTGGACGTTGTCGAATGCGGCGCCCTGCAGGATCCGTTCATAGTTTCCCCGCGCGGCAATGCTGCCGACGTCTCGCGCCGCCTCGAGCGAGTCGAGCTGCGGCCCGGTGCTCAGGAAGGCCTGCTCCACTTCCAGAATGGGAACGATCCAGGCGTAGAGTTCTTCGCGCCGGGCATTGCGCGTGGGTGCGAGGAGATAGGCATCGGCGCCGTTCTGGACCTCCTGCTGAGCCCGCTCCCAAGGCTGGTAGACGAGGTCCAGCGTCAGCCCGGCCCGATCGGCGAGAAGATGGATGAGTTCATGACTGAAACCGGGCGGGTCCATATCGGTACCGCGCGCCATCGGATCGAGATCCGTACTGGTGAAAACGCGGATCGTCTGTGCGCCAGCGACGGATCCGAACAGGAGCAAGGTCGCCAGGGTCAGGGCAATTCTCAGCATAGCGTATCTCCGAACCAGGGTCAGAAGACTGAAGCGCTAGCAAAGCGATCCTAAAACTCCCTTAAGTCCGAGCGCGGGCCAGCGGTGATTTGCTCTTCGAGGCTTGGCGCCGGACGCTGCCTCCTGTCAGCTTGACGACCTGACCCCTCGGGCCGCGCCGGACGCTGACGCAAGGCGACGGAGCTTGCGGATGCTGCAACCGGATCGGGGCAGCGGTGTTCCAGGGCTCAGGCTTTGGCCTCGAAGCCCAAGCTCTCGCTGCCCGTACGGGCAAACGGCAGCGAGTCGAGGACAACACAGCGCGCTTCATTTCCTGCTTTTCTGTGGAAGCACCCGCCACACCCTGCGCTGCAGCAGCGCCCACGCGAACGCGGCGATCACGAGCAGGCAGAGGACGCTCTTCGAGAGGATCTCCATCGCCCCCTCGATGAGCATCGCATGCGCCACCGTGCCGATCACAATGACGGTCGTGGCCGCGGTATGGGCCATGCGCCAGACGCGCAGACCGATCCGCTTTCGAACCAGGGCGAGCAGCGCGGCGGCGAACGCCGCCCACATCGCAAGTGCGCCCCAGATAGCGAAGGGTGTGGGCGACCGGAACAGCAGCACGTCTATGACGTCCGGTGGGCTCGTGATCCAGAGACCCGCCACGTGGACGAGCACCATGAGGACGAGTGCCGCGCCGATCCATGGATGCACACGGCGGCCACGGATGCCCGGCAACGTGTCGGCAACCAACAGGGGTTGAAGCAGCAGAAGTGCGAGACCGATGATCCCGGCGAAGCCCGCGGCGATATACACAGGCTGCCGCCATGCGAGGAGGGGGCTTGCGGCCGCCGCGATCAGGGGGACCGTGATGACCAGCACCACGGTCAACCAGATCAGGGCCGGACGCATGCCTTCAGACGGGGCGCAGCACGAACTCGACGTCGAGGCTGGTATCGGACGCACTTCCCATGATCGGACGCAGGAAGACGGTCTCGAACCCGCCGTCGTCATACTCGGCGTCGTAGGCCAGGTGCCCGTGCGGTTGCCCGAAGGCCGGTACGATCTGCGGCATCTCGATGCGGAAGACCCCGTTGGCGTCCGTCAGGGTGGCGCCGTGCGAACGCTCGTCGCGCTCATGTCCCTCGGTCGTGTGCGCCCAGACTTGGATCCGCCGCCCGGCCAGCGGCGCACCGTCGCCTGCGCGCCGCACGGTCCCCGTCGTCCAGAAGCCCCCGCCTCCGATCCGGTCCACGATGGGCGCGCCGGGACGATAGTTGTTTGCCCCGCCCCGCATCGTGGGCGTTGGTGCGAGCGACTGGGCCCTGGCCGGGACCATCAACCCCGACGTGCCGGTGACGAGGGCCGCGCCGGCGGTCGCAAGCAGGACGCGACGCGTTGCGTTCGTGATCGTCATCTCGGTCTCTCCTCTTCAAGGGGCATCGAATGATCACCTGGGATATGGTGGCTGTGCTCCTCAAGGGCCACCGGGACGGCTTCACGAAGCGGAAGGGTGACATCTCCTCAACCTGCATTGCAGTCGGATTTGCCCCCGTTCTGTTGACGGTTACGTCGGAAAGCGCGGTGACTTTTCGCGGGCGGTCCCTTCGCAGTCGATGGGCGAGAGATATCCCTAAGCCGGGTGATGGCGGTCAAGATTGTACTAGTTCTAGACGATCTCGAAGATGGCCATGAGAACCTCCGCGTTGGTTCGAAACCTGCGCCGGTCGAGGAACTCGCATTGCAGGATGGCGAAGAAGTTCTCGCAAATGGCGCCGTCACAGGCACCTTCGACCGATCCCAGCGA is a genomic window of Pontivivens ytuae containing:
- a CDS encoding substrate-binding periplasmic protein; translated protein: MLRIALTLATLLLFGSVAGAQTIRVFTSTDLDPMARGTDMDPPGFSHELIHLLADRAGLTLDLVYQPWERAQQEVQNGADAYLLAPTRNARREELYAWIVPILEVEQAFLSTGPQLDSLEAARDVGSIAARGNYERILQGAAFDNVQHVETDNALRMLEAGRIDAVFTLRERAVFMWRDFGFEPDRLVIGDAVKRSTLWLAGPKDADPEITRRLATALAELQADGTYDALRASYFGGAAALQTASE
- a CDS encoding ferric reductase-like transmembrane domain-containing protein, which translates into the protein MRPALIWLTVVLVITVPLIAAAASPLLAWRQPVYIAAGFAGIIGLALLLLQPLLVADTLPGIRGRRVHPWIGAALVLMVLVHVAGLWITSPPDVIDVLLFRSPTPFAIWGALAMWAAFAAALLALVRKRIGLRVWRMAHTAATTVIVIGTVAHAMLIEGAMEILSKSVLCLLVIAAFAWALLQRRVWRVLPQKSRK
- a CDS encoding methyl-accepting chemotaxis protein, translating into MEAVRSRLSGLLALFPRHGIGRRLLLTLLAGLAVLNVVMTAVSTAQLSGALEEAIRTEIALAETLVAQPVSAALWQLDPGGAENGLRGLSAMTHFAAAKVIAEDEVFASLAATAAVPEEAVVSRVPLLSPDEAVIGMLELTFDAGPIQDRVAFVRIRTILFGVTVFLLAGLIVAALSISIVQPIRAAVVEIEGLRDGRTEDRIESAARRDEVGQVGRALDVLRRALLEKQELEREKQHRDAEEARLAIKRNEENARAEAERTARMQEQERVVTTLAAALQRVAAGDLRCTLTEPFDSIYEPLRHDYNAAIHRLSDVVAKITESAGTLSAQAKTMSSFAHDLSQRSETAAAALRQTRSATTSLAKTASDAARDTESFAKVSEQVRQITAEKRDVVRNAVGAMDDVEMSSTEIGKITLIISKIASQISILSINASIEAARAGPSGAGFAVVAESVRDLASQTARAAEEIEGSVERRSTIVTDGLTYIREADTALERIGNDVVSLSEGTQSLSTTVSAQSEDVASIDSAMVEIEGTIREGAIISNDAARASATLSQEASRLDQLVSQFQIENGSSALTSISQRNADLGLNSSEPKAARH
- a CDS encoding twin-arginine translocation pathway signal — its product is MTITNATRRVLLATAGAALVTGTSGLMVPARAQSLAPTPTMRGGANNYRPGAPIVDRIGGGGFWTTGTVRRAGDGAPLAGRRIQVWAHTTEGHERDERSHGATLTDANGVFRIEMPQIVPAFGQPHGHLAYDAEYDDGGFETVFLRPIMGSASDTSLDVEFVLRPV